In Vulpes lagopus strain Blue_001 chromosome 1, ASM1834538v1, whole genome shotgun sequence, a genomic segment contains:
- the LOC121489374 gene encoding DLA class I histocompatibility antigen, A9/A9 alpha chain-like isoform X1, with translation MKVVMPRALLVLLSAALAVTPTRAGSHSLRYVYTSVSRPGRGDPRFIAVGYVDDTQFVRFDSDSATGRMEPLAPWVEQEGPEYWDRQTRIARDTAQMYRVHLDTLRGYYNQSEAGSHTRQTVFGCDLGPGGRLLRGYWQDAYDGADYTALNEDLRSWTAADTAAQITRRKREAAGDAEFWRNYLEMTCVEWLGKYLEMGKETLLRAEPPSTRVTRHPVSDHEVTLRCWALGFYPAEITLTWQRDGEDQTQDTELVDTRPAGDGTFQKWAAVVVPSGQEQRYTCHVQHEGLAEPVTRRWEPSPLSTIVVVSIAALVLLVVAGVIGAVIWRKQHSGGKGPGYSYAVRNNSAQGSDVSLTAPRV, from the exons ATGAAGGTGGTGATGCCGCGAGCCCTCCTTGTGCTGCTGTCGGCGGCCCTGGCCGTGACCCCGACCCGGGCGG GCTCCCACTCCCTGAGGTATGTCTACACCTCCGTGTCCCGGCCCGGCCGCGGGGACCCCCGCTTCATCGCCGTCGGCTACGTGGACGACACGCAGTTCGTGCGGTTCGACAGCGACTCGGCCACGGGGAGGATGGAGCCGCTGGCGCCGTGGGTGGAGCAGGAGGGGCCGGAGTATTGGGACCGGCAGACGCGGATCGCCAGGGACACCGCACAGATGTACCGAGTGCACCTGGACACCCTGCGCGGCTACTACAACCAGAGCGAGGCCG GGTCTCACACCCGCCAGACCGTGTTCGGCTGTGACCTGGGGCCCGGCGGGCGCCTCCTCCGCGGGTACTGGCAGGACGCCTACGACGGCGCCGATTACACCGCCCTGAACGAGGACCTGCGCTCCTGGACCGCGGCGGACACGGCGGCGCAGATCACCCGGCGCAAGAGGGAGGCGGCAGGTGATGCAGAGTTCTGGAGGAACTACCTGGAGATGACGTGCGTGGAGTGGCTGGGGAAGTACctggagatggggaaggagacGCTGCTGCGCGCAG AACCCCCCAGCACACGTGTGACCCGCCACCCCGTCTCTGACCATGAGGTCACCCTGAGGTGCTGGGCGCTGGGCTTCTACCCTGCGGAGATCACCCTGACCTGGCAGCGGGATGGGGAGGACCAGACCCAGGACACAGAGCTTGTGGACACCAGGCCTGCAGGAGATGGGACCTTCCAGAAATGGGCGGCCGTGGTGGTGCCCTCTGGACAGGAGCAGAGATACACGTGCCACGTGCAGCATGAGGGGCTGGCGGAGCCTGTCACGCGGAGATGGG aGCCTTCCCCTCTGTCCACCATTGTTGTCGTCAGCATTGCTGCTCTGGTTCTCCTCGTGGTCGCTGGGGTGATTGGAGCTGTGATCTGGAGGAAGCAGCACTCAG GAGGAAAAGGACCAGGCTACTCTTATGCTGTAC GTAATAACAGTGCCCAGGGCTCTGATGTGTCTCTGACAGCTCCTAGAG TGTAA
- the LOC121489374 gene encoding DLA class I histocompatibility antigen, A9/A9 alpha chain-like isoform X2, producing MKVVMPRALLVLLSAALAVTPTRAGSHSLRYVYTSVSRPGRGDPRFIAVGYVDDTQFVRFDSDSATGRMEPLAPWVEQEGPEYWDRQTRIARDTAQMYRVHLDTLRGYYNQSEAGSHTRQTVFGCDLGPGGRLLRGYWQDAYDGADYTALNEDLRSWTAADTAAQITRRKREAAGDAEFWRNYLEMTCVEWLGKYLEMGKETLLRAEPPSTRVTRHPVSDHEVTLRCWALGFYPAEITLTWQRDGEDQTQDTELVDTRPAGDGTFQKWAAVVVPSGQEQRYTCHVQHEGLAEPVTRRWEPSPLSTIVVVSIAALVLLVVAGVIGAVIWRKQHSGGKGPGYSYAVITVPRALMCL from the exons ATGAAGGTGGTGATGCCGCGAGCCCTCCTTGTGCTGCTGTCGGCGGCCCTGGCCGTGACCCCGACCCGGGCGG GCTCCCACTCCCTGAGGTATGTCTACACCTCCGTGTCCCGGCCCGGCCGCGGGGACCCCCGCTTCATCGCCGTCGGCTACGTGGACGACACGCAGTTCGTGCGGTTCGACAGCGACTCGGCCACGGGGAGGATGGAGCCGCTGGCGCCGTGGGTGGAGCAGGAGGGGCCGGAGTATTGGGACCGGCAGACGCGGATCGCCAGGGACACCGCACAGATGTACCGAGTGCACCTGGACACCCTGCGCGGCTACTACAACCAGAGCGAGGCCG GGTCTCACACCCGCCAGACCGTGTTCGGCTGTGACCTGGGGCCCGGCGGGCGCCTCCTCCGCGGGTACTGGCAGGACGCCTACGACGGCGCCGATTACACCGCCCTGAACGAGGACCTGCGCTCCTGGACCGCGGCGGACACGGCGGCGCAGATCACCCGGCGCAAGAGGGAGGCGGCAGGTGATGCAGAGTTCTGGAGGAACTACCTGGAGATGACGTGCGTGGAGTGGCTGGGGAAGTACctggagatggggaaggagacGCTGCTGCGCGCAG AACCCCCCAGCACACGTGTGACCCGCCACCCCGTCTCTGACCATGAGGTCACCCTGAGGTGCTGGGCGCTGGGCTTCTACCCTGCGGAGATCACCCTGACCTGGCAGCGGGATGGGGAGGACCAGACCCAGGACACAGAGCTTGTGGACACCAGGCCTGCAGGAGATGGGACCTTCCAGAAATGGGCGGCCGTGGTGGTGCCCTCTGGACAGGAGCAGAGATACACGTGCCACGTGCAGCATGAGGGGCTGGCGGAGCCTGTCACGCGGAGATGGG aGCCTTCCCCTCTGTCCACCATTGTTGTCGTCAGCATTGCTGCTCTGGTTCTCCTCGTGGTCGCTGGGGTGATTGGAGCTGTGATCTGGAGGAAGCAGCACTCAG GAGGAAAAGGACCAGGCTACTCTTATGCT GTAATAACAGTGCCCAGGGCTCTGATGTGTCTCTGA